Proteins from one Cryptomeria japonica chromosome 4, Sugi_1.0, whole genome shotgun sequence genomic window:
- the LOC131065443 gene encoding indole-3-acetic acid-amido synthetase GH3.5-like: MSEAMHSERTGILSDGDRKALDFIENVTKHTDQVQVQVLSEILTRNAHTEYLKRYDLNGCTDRDSFKALLPVITYEDLQPDIVRIANGDKAPILSSYPVSEFLTSSGTSAGERKLMPTIEEELDRRTLLYSLLMPVMNQYIKGLDKGKGMYFLFIKSETRTPGGLVARPVLTSYYKSRHFREKPFDPYNVYTSPMEAILCPDSHQSMYAQLLCGLAQNKQVLRAGAVFASGLLRAISFLEQHWRSICHDIRMGSVSEEDVSDPSVRKAVMNILSSNPELADLMERECSKKSWEGIIKRIWPNIKYLEVIVTGAMAQYIPTLDFYSGRLPQLCTMYASSECYFGLNLNPLSKPWEVSYTILPNMAYFEFLPLRRDNRNENTSNPTQSSEHPQLVELADVKVGEEYELVVTTYAGLYRYRVGDVLRVTGFHNSAPQFHFLCRKNVMLSIDSDKTDEVELQNAVNKATEHLESYGARVMEYTSYADVSSIPGHYVLFWELNTSEVPAEVLQQCCLTVEESLNSVYRQGRAADKSIGPLEIKIVESGTFDELMDYALSRGASINQYKAPRCVKFDPIVELLNSRVTASYLSPKCPKWTPVRTDWETSLESL, encoded by the exons ATGTCTGAAGCCATGCATAGTGAGAGAACTGGGATCCTTAGTGATGGTGATAGGAAAGCTCTGGACTTTATTGAGAATGTCACCAAGCATACTGACCAAGTGCAGGTTCAAGTGCTTTCTGAGATTTTGACGAGGAATGCTCATACGGAATATCTGAAGCGCTATGACCTCAATGGTTGCACTGATAGGGACTCTTTCAAAGCACTCTTGCCCGTCATTACATATGAGGATCTGCAGCCTGATATTGTGCGAATCGCTAATGGGGATAAGGCTCCTATTCTTTCATCTTATCCCGTCTCCGAATTTCTCACCAG CTCTGGAACATCTGCTGGAGAACGCAAGCTGATGCCCACAATCGAAGAGGAGTTGGACCGGAGAACGCTTCTTTACAGCCTTCTCATGCCTGTCATGAACCA GTACATAAAGGGGCTggacaagggaaaaggtatgtaCTTCCTCTTCATCAAATCTGAAACCAGGACTCCTGGCGGATTAGTAGCTCGGCCAGTTCTAACGAGCTACTATAAGAGCCGGCACTTCAGAGAAAAGCCTTTTGATCCCTACAATGTCTACACCAGCCCCATGGAGGCCATTTTGTGCCCCGATTCACACCAGAGCATGTACGCTCAACTTCTCTGCGGCCTTGCCCAAAACAAACAAGTTCTCAGAGCAGGAGCCGTCTTCGCCTCGGGCTTGCTCAGAGCCATAAGTTTCCTGGAACAGCACTGGCGCTCAATTTGCCATGACATTCGAATGGGAAGCGTGAGCGAGGAAGACGTGAGCGATCCTTCAGTAAGAAAGGCCGTAATGAACATATTGAGCTCCAATCCTGAGCTAGCAGATCTCATGGAGCGTGAGTGCTCAAAGAAGTCATGGGAGGGAATAATCAAGCGGATCTGGCCAAATATAAAGTACCTGGAAGTGATCGTGACAGGCGCAATGGCTCAGTACATTCCCACCCTCGATTTCTATAGCGGCAGACTCCCTCAGTTGTGCACGATGTACGCCTCCTCCGAGTGTTATTTCGGCCTCAATCTGAACCCACTCAGTAAACCTTGGGAAGTGTCTTACACTATCTTGCCCAACATGGCCTACTTCGAATTCCTTCCTCTCCGCCGCGACAATCGCAATGAAAACACCAGCAATCCGACACAGTCTTCCGAACATCCACAGCTAGTGGAGCTCGCCGACGTCAAAGTCGGGGAAGAATATGAGCTTGTTGTAACCACATACGCAG GGTTGTATCGTTACAGAGTGGGAGACGTGCTCAGGGTGACCGGCTTCCACAACTCTGCGCCGCAGTTTCACTTTTTGTGCCGTAAAAATGTAATGTTAAGCATTGACTCGGACAAAACTGACGAAGTGGAGCTGCAGAACGCGGTGAACAAGGCAACTGAGCATCTGGAGAGCTATGGGGCTCGAGTGATGGAGTACACCAGCTACGCAGACGTATCTAGCATTCCGGGGCATTACGTTCTCTTCTGGGAGCTCAACACTTCTGAAGTGCCTGCTGAGGTTTTGCAGCAGTGTTGTCTCACCGTTGAGGAGAGTTTAAATTCGGTGTACAGACAAGGTAGAGCTGCTGACAAATCCATCGGCCCTCTGGAGataaaaatagtagaaagtggGACATTTGACGAATTGATGGATTATGCCCTTAGCCGAGGGGCATCTATCAATCAATACAAGGCACCCCGCTGTGTCAAGTTCGATCCAATAGTCGAGCTCCTTAATTCAAGAGTCACAGCCTCTTATCTCAGCCCTAAATGTCCCAAATGGACACCAGTACGCACTGACTGGGAAACTTCTCTCGAATCACTCTAA